In Elusimicrobiaceae bacterium, one genomic interval encodes:
- a CDS encoding DUF1343 domain-containing protein, translating into MKHIFSLASALLLFSPGLSAAVDSGLDVLIAQNFKPLAGKRIGLIANQTAVTKDGRPIADVFATAPGITLAAIFSPEHGFSGSAEGGAHVADSTDTAHGVRIYSLYGKTRRPAPETLKGLDALVFDIADVGARFYTYLTTMGYALEAADRAGLEFFVLDRPNPAGGAIVEGPVLDPAISEFTAYFAVPVRHGFTPGEMALFHAAAMKLKTRPRVIVMKGWKRPMFFAETGLRWINPSPNIRNPDAAIMYSGTGCFEASNLSVGRGTDNPFMWIGAPWFDPEKTIGPVLREKLDGVEFKKVTKTPAADLYAGQACPGMELRITDKNLLRPVELFVAIACALRDTGQPVEFRWSGMKNMTGSTRFEELYKTGASARDIMADFDRSNRAFVKTRRKYLLY; encoded by the coding sequence ATGAAACATATATTTTCTCTGGCCTCTGCGCTGCTGCTTTTTTCGCCCGGACTTTCCGCCGCCGTAGACTCCGGGCTGGACGTCCTGATCGCGCAGAACTTCAAACCGCTTGCCGGCAAACGGATCGGCCTGATCGCCAATCAGACCGCCGTGACAAAAGACGGCCGCCCGATAGCGGACGTTTTCGCCACCGCGCCCGGCATAACGCTCGCGGCGATATTCAGTCCGGAGCACGGTTTCTCCGGCTCCGCCGAGGGCGGCGCGCATGTGGCTGACTCAACTGACACGGCGCACGGCGTGAGAATTTACAGCCTGTACGGGAAAACGCGCCGGCCCGCGCCGGAAACGCTGAAAGGGCTCGACGCGCTGGTTTTCGATATCGCCGACGTGGGCGCGCGCTTCTACACCTATCTCACCACCATGGGTTACGCGCTTGAAGCGGCCGACAGAGCGGGACTGGAATTTTTCGTGCTTGACCGGCCAAACCCGGCCGGCGGAGCTATAGTGGAAGGCCCCGTGCTCGACCCCGCCATATCCGAATTCACCGCCTATTTCGCCGTGCCAGTCCGCCACGGTTTCACGCCCGGAGAAATGGCGTTGTTTCACGCCGCCGCCATGAAACTGAAAACCAGACCGCGGGTGATCGTAATGAAAGGCTGGAAGCGCCCGATGTTTTTCGCCGAGACCGGCTTGCGGTGGATCAATCCGTCCCCCAACATCCGCAACCCCGACGCCGCCATAATGTACAGCGGAACAGGCTGCTTTGAAGCGTCGAACCTGTCGGTCGGGCGCGGAACCGACAACCCGTTCATGTGGATAGGCGCACCGTGGTTCGATCCCGAAAAAACGATCGGGCCGGTCCTGCGGGAAAAACTGGACGGCGTGGAATTTAAAAAAGTCACGAAAACGCCCGCCGCCGATCTCTACGCCGGACAGGCCTGCCCCGGCATGGAATTGCGGATAACAGATAAAAACCTGCTGCGGCCTGTCGAGCTGTTCGTCGCCATCGCCTGCGCCCTGCGCGACACGGGCCAGCCGGTTGAATTCAGATGGTCCGGCATGAAAAATATGACCGGCAGCACCCGGTTTGAAGAACTTTACAAAACCGGCGCGTCCGCGCGGGACATCATGGCGGATTTCGACAGGTCGAACCGCGCATTCGTAAAAACCCGCAGAAAATATCTGCTCTATTAA
- a CDS encoding amino acid permease — MKQKLFARKSIHDLMCQSSDEKHSLKRVLGPLDLTMIGVGGIIGAGIFVLTGQAAAQYAGPAIIISFIISAVACAFAGLCYAEFASMIPIAGSAYTYAYATMGEFVAWVIGWDLVLEYLFAASTVSVGWSGYVVSFLKDVGLQLPPQLIAATGTKLVEVPGQGWQTLTAELAKTLSATGINADALPHVSALFNLPAMLIIAAITWLLVRGIKESAKFNDAIVLVKVGVVLLFIIFGAAYIVPSNWQPFIPPNTGEWGHFGWSGIMRGAGVIFFAYIGFDAVSTTAQEAKNPQKDMPVGILASLGVCTVLYIAVALVLTGIVKYNLLLVPDPMAVGVDTAGQGLYWLRPFVKLGAIAGLSSVVLVMLMGQPRIFFSMANDGLLPEVFRRVHPVHKTPHITTILTGAVAAIIAAMLPINILGELVSIGTLFAFAIVCVSVLVLRYKNPELERPFKTPFVPLVPILGALAALAQMASLPFDTWLRLIIWMAIGFVIYFSYGIKHSGLRACSPPGK, encoded by the coding sequence ATGAAACAAAAACTTTTCGCAAGAAAATCCATACATGACCTGATGTGCCAATCGTCAGACGAAAAGCACTCGCTCAAACGGGTGCTCGGCCCGCTTGATCTGACCATGATAGGAGTGGGCGGCATTATCGGAGCCGGCATTTTCGTGCTGACCGGGCAGGCCGCCGCGCAGTACGCGGGGCCGGCCATAATCATTTCCTTTATCATATCTGCCGTCGCCTGCGCGTTCGCGGGCCTGTGCTATGCGGAATTCGCCTCGATGATCCCGATAGCGGGCAGCGCGTATACTTACGCCTACGCCACGATGGGCGAGTTTGTGGCCTGGGTGATCGGCTGGGATCTGGTGCTGGAATACCTGTTCGCCGCGTCAACGGTATCGGTAGGCTGGTCTGGCTATGTGGTAAGCTTTTTAAAGGATGTGGGCCTGCAGCTTCCGCCCCAGCTGATCGCCGCGACCGGGACAAAACTTGTTGAAGTGCCCGGACAGGGCTGGCAGACGCTGACCGCCGAACTGGCAAAAACCCTTTCCGCGACCGGGATAAACGCGGACGCGCTGCCTCATGTTTCCGCGTTGTTCAATCTGCCGGCCATGCTGATAATAGCGGCCATCACCTGGCTGCTGGTGCGCGGCATAAAGGAATCCGCCAAATTCAACGACGCGATAGTGCTGGTGAAAGTGGGCGTGGTTCTGCTGTTCATAATATTCGGAGCGGCTTATATAGTGCCGTCCAACTGGCAACCGTTCATTCCGCCCAATACGGGCGAATGGGGCCATTTCGGGTGGAGCGGCATCATGCGCGGCGCGGGTGTCATTTTCTTCGCCTACATAGGTTTTGACGCGGTTTCGACAACGGCGCAGGAAGCGAAAAATCCGCAGAAGGATATGCCTGTGGGCATACTGGCTTCGCTGGGTGTCTGCACGGTTCTTTACATAGCGGTGGCGCTGGTTCTTACCGGCATCGTCAAGTACAACCTGCTGCTGGTGCCGGACCCCATGGCTGTCGGCGTGGACACCGCGGGACAGGGGCTTTACTGGCTGAGGCCGTTCGTCAAACTGGGCGCGATAGCGGGCCTCAGTTCGGTTGTGCTGGTAATGTTGATGGGCCAGCCGCGCATATTCTTTTCGATGGCGAATGACGGGCTTCTGCCTGAAGTCTTCCGGCGCGTGCACCCGGTTCACAAAACGCCGCACATCACCACAATCCTGACCGGCGCAGTGGCCGCCATTATCGCCGCGATGCTGCCGATCAATATTTTAGGGGAACTGGTTTCCATCGGCACACTGTTCGCTTTCGCGATAGTGTGCGTAAGCGTGCTGGTGCTGCGGTATAAAAACCCCGAACTGGAACGTCCCTTCAAAACGCCTTTCGTACCGCTTGTGCCTATTCTTGGCGCGCTGGCCGCGCTGGCGCAGATGGCGTCGCTGCCGTTTGATACCTGGCTGCGGCTCATTATCTGGATGGCGATAGGCTTCGTCATTTATTTCAGCTACGGCATAAAACACAGCGGACTCAGAGCCTGCTCCCCGCCCGGCAAGTAA
- a CDS encoding autotransporter domain-containing protein translates to MSRGILSRRSCRCLKLLALLTAVLCVSKLAKAAEFEDLGALGAGNSISRNVSADGRIVVGETVIAGGNTHAFSYANGTMTDIGTLGGSDSYALGISADGTVTVGYSDIAGDAVSRAFKYIGGVMTDLGTLGGSGSAAWDASSDGSVIVGESWTTGDAGIHAFRYAGGSMTDLGTLGGTLSTAYAVSADGSTIAGYSAVAGGDRHAFRHSGGVMTDIGTLGGSNAYAMAVSDDGAVLAGYSAITGNTAVHAFEYSGGSMTDIGTLGGTVSRARGISGDGRVIVGESNIPGDAVSHAFKYVSGTMTDIGTLGGSGSVARAVSSDGSVIVGESQTAGDSAWHAFAYRTQMTDVDNTKTAIANNGRQLDSLLNLKNFLLAQSLDYDCGFYDKRGICLSVSGWHYAGNETANAAQTASTLKAGYRLSPRLRAGLFVDLVFSSTNPDNFDAKKTPLFGGFVVLGDNGSGLGPQLKLSGASNEADVSITRSVLSNTEAGKGDSTFCSTGFQGEASYGFKTGSGWSAIPYAGLRWTEVLRRAYTETAGAAFPVTYNKITQKQTTVLLGVRAKRQLSEAFGFEAGGGLEYDISSDLNGYSGTIDTLGAFEQDAPAVTKARAVGGLTAYYNLSGTQRLGVGVSLRRQALENVSGTIVSGQYSIAF, encoded by the coding sequence ATGTCCAGAGGAATACTGTCGCGCCGTTCTTGCCGCTGCTTGAAATTGTTGGCGCTGCTGACTGCGGTGCTGTGCGTGTCAAAGCTGGCGAAAGCTGCGGAATTTGAGGATCTTGGCGCGCTGGGCGCCGGCAATTCGATTTCCCGCAATGTTTCAGCAGACGGGCGGATTGTTGTTGGAGAAACCGTGATTGCCGGCGGAAACACCCACGCGTTCAGTTACGCCAACGGCACGATGACGGATATCGGCACGCTCGGCGGCTCCGATTCGTACGCATTGGGGATTTCGGCTGACGGAACCGTTACGGTGGGCTATAGCGACATTGCGGGCGACGCGGTTTCCCGCGCTTTCAAATACATCGGCGGCGTAATGACCGATCTGGGCACGCTGGGCGGGAGCGGTTCCGCCGCCTGGGATGCGTCCTCCGACGGGTCGGTAATAGTGGGCGAAAGCTGGACAACCGGAGATGCCGGCATACATGCGTTCAGGTACGCCGGCGGTTCCATGACCGATCTGGGCACGCTGGGCGGCACTCTTTCCACCGCGTATGCCGTTTCGGCCGACGGCTCCACCATTGCCGGGTACAGCGCGGTAGCCGGCGGCGACCGGCACGCTTTCAGGCATTCCGGCGGTGTAATGACCGACATCGGCACGCTCGGCGGTTCAAACGCTTATGCGATGGCGGTGTCCGACGACGGGGCCGTGCTCGCGGGCTATAGCGCCATCACCGGGAATACCGCCGTTCATGCGTTCGAGTATTCCGGCGGCTCCATGACCGATATCGGCACGCTGGGCGGCACCGTCTCCCGCGCGCGCGGCATTTCCGGCGACGGCCGTGTTATAGTGGGGGAAAGCAATATTCCCGGAGATGCCGTGTCGCACGCCTTTAAATATGTGAGCGGCACGATGACGGATATCGGCACGCTCGGCGGCAGCGGTTCCGTGGCGCGGGCGGTTTCTTCCGACGGGTCCGTAATCGTGGGCGAAAGCCAGACCGCGGGGGATTCCGCCTGGCACGCGTTCGCCTACCGCACTCAGATGACCGATGTGGATAATACGAAAACCGCCATCGCGAACAACGGCCGGCAGCTCGATTCGCTGCTGAACCTGAAGAATTTCCTGCTGGCGCAGAGTCTTGACTACGACTGCGGTTTTTATGATAAAAGGGGGATCTGCCTTTCCGTAAGCGGCTGGCATTATGCCGGAAACGAAACCGCAAACGCGGCGCAGACGGCTTCCACCCTTAAAGCGGGTTACCGGTTAAGCCCCCGGCTTCGGGCCGGGCTTTTTGTTGATCTGGTTTTCTCGTCCACCAACCCCGATAATTTCGACGCGAAAAAAACGCCGCTTTTCGGCGGGTTCGTAGTTCTTGGCGATAACGGGAGCGGCCTTGGCCCGCAGCTGAAACTTTCAGGAGCGTCGAACGAGGCGGACGTTTCCATCACCCGGAGCGTTCTGTCCAACACCGAGGCCGGCAAAGGCGACAGCACTTTCTGCAGCACCGGGTTTCAAGGCGAAGCCAGCTACGGTTTCAAGACCGGTTCTGGCTGGAGCGCCATTCCCTACGCCGGTCTGCGCTGGACGGAAGTTCTGCGGCGCGCCTATACCGAAACGGCGGGTGCCGCATTCCCCGTCACTTACAACAAAATAACCCAGAAACAGACGACAGTTCTGCTGGGCGTGCGCGCCAAACGGCAATTATCCGAAGCGTTTGGTTTTGAGGCGGGCGGCGGACTGGAATATGACATCAGCAGCGATCTTAACGGTTATTCCGGCACGATAGACACGCTGGGCGCTTTTGAACAGGACGCTCCCGCCGTTACAAAAGCCCGCGCTGTCGGCGGTCTGACCGCTTATTACAACCTCTCCGGCACCCAGCGGCTTGGCGTGGGTGTGAGCCTGCGCAGGCAGGCTCTGGAAAATGTGTCCGGCACGATCGTTTCCGGCCAGTATTCGATAGCGTTTTAA
- a CDS encoding DNA-deoxyinosine glycosylase codes for MAECFGAVCNARSKMLILGSMPGEASLRAGQYYAHPRNSFWPVMECILGARAPLSYRARLALLKKHRIALWDVLGYCARRGSADSAIDMKTARANDFESFFRAHKSITAVFFNGSKAQACYNRYVLPALGPDCGKLRYLKLPSTSPAYATLSAAQKTALWKREIMPGLAEEPG; via the coding sequence ATGGCGGAATGTTTCGGGGCGGTCTGCAACGCCCGTTCCAAAATGCTTATTCTGGGCAGCATGCCGGGCGAAGCTTCGCTTCGGGCCGGGCAGTACTACGCGCATCCTCGCAATTCGTTCTGGCCGGTTATGGAGTGTATTCTGGGCGCGCGGGCCCCGCTGTCATATCGCGCCCGGCTCGCGCTTTTGAAAAAGCACCGCATTGCGCTATGGGATGTGCTGGGTTATTGCGCGCGGCGCGGCAGCGCCGATTCGGCCATTGACATGAAAACCGCGCGGGCGAACGATTTTGAATCTTTTTTCCGCGCGCATAAAAGCATAACGGCGGTGTTTTTTAACGGCTCGAAAGCCCAGGCCTGTTATAACCGGTATGTCCTGCCGGCACTGGGGCCTGACTGCGGGAAGCTGCGGTATTTGAAACTGCCATCCACCAGCCCCGCTTACGCGACACTTTCCGCGGCTCAGAAAACCGCGCTGTGGAAACGCGAAATCATGCCGGGCCTGGCTGAAGAGCCGGGTTAG